In the Xiphias gladius isolate SHS-SW01 ecotype Sanya breed wild chromosome 7, ASM1685928v1, whole genome shotgun sequence genome, CAGTAAGGTTCAGttgaagaaaggaaaacagaggagaggagaacgGAGGACAAAAGAGGAGAAGTGAGGATGCTTCTAACAGCTATTAGAGATATTGATTATATTgattatattgtgtgtgtgtgtgtgtgtgtgtgtgtgtgtgtgtgtgtgtgtgcgcctgttaGTTGGGTGGGGGAGTTTGCTGGGAGTTTAAATgtcacaagaaaacacaaacactttacataggaattattattataagtaatTAAACAcgtctttttattttagtttgaatatttcatgtattttgtgttttaatatttaaggCTACTGATGAGTTAatttgcttcatatttacttatttatatttatagttatatatCATATGTTGTCGTGTGTTTGATTCATTACGTgtctttttattgattttattaacATCAGTTTGACAGGTattaactgaaatatttcattttagattttattttaaaaaattattttaaaaaagaaagtctaaaattgtattatttagtttgatattttgttgtttggttcaTAGTTTTAGTTCCTCTGAGGCTGGACAGCTTGTACATTTATAGTCCAACAAGAACTTCAACAGGAATAAAAAAGCcataaagaatatttttaatgtcaacAGTTTTAAGTCCAGTTCACTTCAAACTTAATTAATAAACCCAGgtcataaaaagtaaataagccaataagaaaataatattagatctttgttttctctcataaCTGCCCAAACCTGGGAACATTTCCTGCAGGAgctgtggtggaagaagaattTGGATCTGTAATATAGGTAAAAGCTGCAATACTGCAATGCAAATATTCAAACTCTTACTTAAAGCTGGAGTGCAGGATTTTTACATAGAAATGAACGTCCGTTACATTCAAGCCTTTGCCGAACGAGTTCACACAATGCTGATTAAGCCTATCGGCACTAGGTAAATCTCTCTGTAGTTCTCAGTAGACCGGAGTTTTAAATCCGGTGCCTGTGGCGACATTCCCGCGCTAGGACACCAGTAGCGATGCGTTTTATGTCAACCGGCAATGATTGGTTTGCCAGAGCCGAAGAGGGGAGCGACCTTAGTGTCGGAGACGGAGGAGGCGACAGCAGATAAATCgataaatcttttttaaaattgttccATTTCAAAACCACTTCTGTACACTCTTCATTCAcatttcatcatatttcataaagataaaggaaaacattttgtcaaaacaaagaTTTACAAACTCCCATCACTTATTCTTATGCAGTCCTCAGTTATATCACAGATTCCTAAACTGTCAATTGTCCAAATGTCCCAAAACAGAGTTACCAATGTAACTGGAGGCTTTGTATGTGGGAGTTTGTGTTTATGGGGAATTCAGTTTCAAATTGATGAGACTGGATTGTGTATTGAAGAGAGGGGACAGTCCAGGCTGGGAGAGAGTTAATGTCCAACAGAGGGGtaatgatgaaaaagaaaagaaaagattattTCTTAGTTGGCAGTTGAGAGATTTTAAAGAAGACAGTCACCAGCATTAGACGCCAAGAGTGTCACCAAATTCAGTCAGATGATCCAATGCTACGATTCtccaggtgatgagcagttCCAACAAACATCACAGGAGCCAAACCTGCTCTTGGTGCTTGCCAGCAacaagtcagtcagtcagtctgatGCAGCACAGGGATTCCTCACTCCACTAAAGGTTTGCTATGACTCAATGTAAGCCAGAATCACAGTGGATTTAAATTTGCTCGTCTTGTGGTTTAGATTTGGTTCCAACACTGGCTTTAAAGTCACGTCATCTTCCTTGCAATGTGTCTTTCCTCTCACGCACACTCCCTCACAGGTGTCAGCAGTTATCACCCTCGCCGCGGCTGTGCAGTAAAGGAGCAGTCTGCCGTTTTCTTTGGCCGGCTGCTACATACTCATTCAGTTTGGAAACAGTGTAAACACTGCACCGTTTCCCACGAGTTCACACAGTAAACTAGAAAGATCTGTGAGGCGTGTGCCCTTGTTTCCTTGGAACTACATTCACTGATGCCCTGATATGAGCACAACAGGCTGTGATGTCGTGTCATTCAGTACTGTTTGTGGTAACTACTGATTCCTGATAATTATTAGTTACTCTGATTTGTCAATAATCCAAATATCGTAATTTTTTTCGGTTTTGTTCAAACATGAATTTTCTTAAAGTAATCTAAGCAGCAGAGACGTGATGAAGCTATGAAGAGCAGGGAACTAAATTGCAGCAATCTGATTGGGTGCTGGCAGACATGACATCATATGAGCTCAGACGGTTGAAAACTGATTATTGATCATTAGCTGATCAATAGGTCACCGTTTGAGCTGAACTAGTCCTTtagtttctctgtgtgtcacacacacacagtgaactgGTTTGCTCTGTGACTGGTTGATGACCATATATGGGCAGTAACAACTGAAATAGCAGGAAACagtaatggaggaaaataaatggaaataaatcctctgtgtgtgtcactgtgtgtgttactaTGTGCATGTTTGGCATTTAGAAAGGTCATGTGGCCTGAGGACACAGaagaaagcagctgttttcgCCTCCTCTGCACCATGTTGttgtttaaaagcttttttcatCAGTTGAAGGTTTTCTGTCCAAAGTATGTTAGTATTAAGATATTAGTATTAGTGATCCGGACGGAGCTCGGagtagagctgctgctccttcatgTCTAAAGGAGCCTGTTGAGGTGGTTCGGTCATCTGAATAGGATGCCTCTTAGGCACCTTCCACTGGAGGTCTTCCTGGCTTGTCCTGCAGGTAGGAGACCCCGGGGTAGacgctggagagattatatatctgatctggcctgggaacaccttgggatcccccaggaggagctggaaaatgaTGCCggggagagggacgtctggCCGGCCTGGCTTAACCTGCTGACACGGCGACCGAACCCTGGATAAGCGCCAGAaaatggacggatggatgaaCATCAGTATTAGTATCAGTATTGCCATTTTCACGCCATTTTCATACTTTGCCCCGCTGTTTTCTCCTAATTCTCAGATGCCTGCACATGAGCATGCGACAATGGATGCACTCTCTTGCCAACAGTTTTGCCCTGGAGCtaaaaagattagttgattgatgGTTGAGTGTAACGTCCTTTCGTGACAGCGCCCCCTGCAGGCTGCAGTGTGTAATACAATCCCTAAACAACAACCTGCAGCTGAGgttttgcagcagcagaaatTTGGGTTTACAAAAAATGATCTATGAAAGTTTGGAAGTAAAACTGATAAGAAACGTCTCTGATGTTGTTCAGGAGGAGGAGATGCCAGAGGAGGTGAACATTGATGAACTGCTGGACCTGAAGACAGATGAGGAGAGGACACACAGACTGCAGGTAactataatattataataatatgtgAACATGTCAGTCGTCCTGACTGTCTCTCATGTGTTTTGTTCTCTATGTTTACAGGACATCCTTCATTCCTGTAACAACAGCACAGAGGTAAAATCCAAAGAGCAGCTGCCTCCACACCTCCTGACCGTCGTCCACATCTCTGATTTATCTTCAATGATTCAAACAGGTCTAAGGTGTTCACTGACGACCAATTGGAGTTTTATAGTCAGGGTTGAAAAAGTGGATGTCGTCTTTCTGTGCCACAGAAATGTTAACGGCTTCATCCAGACTGAGGAATATAAACAACACAACCCCTTTTTACCGACTCTGCTCCTCACTCTGTAATTCCAGGTCTGACCTGTGTCCATCAGTCTGTGGATCAGAGTCTGACCAAGTGACTTGAAGAAATGAAAGCCGTAAAACTGTTAATTAGTGTTTGGTTTGCAGacaataacaatgacaatgataTCATTTTTATAGTGTGATTGTGAGTATGATGATATTCAATTCAGCAGTATTTTAGAGTTGAAATTTCATAAACAAACTTGAACACTTATCTAATACCATTTGGAAAAAGTTGTAGCAAAGATAAGGAGTTAATAAAATGATTGAACAGCCCTGATAAACTCAGCATAAACAGAACAAAGATTGGCTTCTTGTCTGATTAACTTTCTCTTTTGTTCATACGTTTTTACATCAAATTTCTACATTTCAAGGTGGAATAGTCATTTAACCTCCTGACTTTTCCACTAACGCCACACAAACTCTCCACCTGCGCACATGAAACAGGCAGAATGCAAAGAAACGTACTGAGCACGTTGATGTTTCCCTGCAGGGCAAACTCCTCTGACACTTACGGACATGTGTTCCTGTAGTACCACCATCAGTACAAACGCAGCATCAGCAGCTGCTGAACATGAGACTGACTGAACATTCACGTCCCCGTGGATAAACTTGAGATGTAATCACTTGTTCTGTAGCGCCCACACTGGTCAAACCTTGATTTACCCTGATTTATTTATAAGGGGCTGTGTCAAACTGTTGATGAATCTGATGAGGGCCGCCAGAGTTACTAAACTAgtttaaagacataaaaaccTCAAGATGCGGATGAGACTTTTACATTTTGGGCTGTAATGACCTATACAACCTGTAGGGGGCACTAACATGTAAACTGTTGAATTATTCCCCTGTGTTTCCACCTGTCAGGTGTTCATCAGCGAGCTGGTGTTGAAACTTCAGGGTTTACAGAAGCAGGAGGATCTGCACAACGATGGCATTGACCTCCCTCAACTCCACATCTACCCCGCCCGCTCCGGATCTGCCAATAGGGAGGTGCTGCACTGAGACATCGAGCGTATCCAGGCTGATCCAGATCTCAAACCCCGGCACAATCACcccccacatacacactgctATACACCACCTACAGCCAGACCAGGAGGAGCCGGACTACAAAACAATTGCACCTGAACTGTCCGTAATTTATCCAACATACCCAGAGTCCCTCCACTCACATATACCTCCACTCCGGCCAGCATCACTTCTCCTAACAAGAGGCGCTGTAACATAAAACAAACGTACCTAATGTCTGAATCCACCTGAACTGTCCTGATTTTATTGAAGACcccaaacagaaagaaaagaatcatAAAGCATCAGATGTTTGACTAAGTGTATCAGGTGTTGCAGCGCTTTAATCTCTTTATCAGTATCAGTCTGACCGTCACACTTCTTCAGATGTGTTGGAAACACAAATAGCTCCGAGCTGATAGGACGTATTTATCAGGTCTGATCAGTCTGCAAAACGATTATGTTGTTTTGGTCACAAATGTGCCGGTTTCACACCAAACTCCTCTGAATTTCCAGCCTTTTTTCACACACTCATCAGTGTTAGTCAACCTGTTGAAACTCCCTCAGGTGACGGAGCAGTTCTCCTGGTTtcagtacaaatacacacacacacacacacacacacacacactgccctcAGGATCCGTTGTTCCTCTCGCTCCTGCTTTTACGTtctcctggtcctggtcctggtgcCTGGTTCTCCTGGCTCTGGTTCTCCTGGTTCCTGGTTCTCCTGGTTCTCCTGTCTCTCTCGTGGTTCTTGGTTCTCCTGCTTTGTACATTTGTAGATGCCAATGTAATGACCTGTATTGTTTATACATGATTTGGCATAAATCGCATTATTTGGAATGACTTCTGTTCATACAGGATTGATCTGATTTATTTCACCTTCTTATTGCTTCAGACACGACGTTCTCACCACAGTAACAGATGAGATCTGAGAACACATCGACATCATTAGAAGACGTCAGATTGTGAAGAAACACAAGTTTTCAAAGTCAGATCACAGCCATAACTCTGTGGTTTGTTGCTTCTGGGCCACACTTGAATCAAAGGCAAGAATCCAAACCCTGCACAGATCATACACGAGGTTTCAGACCCACGGTTTCCAACCCCTCCCCCAGTGTAACCCCTTCTGCTGTGGAGATGCAAATTCCCATGTTGGGTTTCTGCAGCTGATGTCACTGGTCTCAGCTGCAGCATTACTGCAgactctttcagtttttttgaatGTCAAGACACATGTCTTGAAATTATGCTCCATTTTCCAAAACTCTAAACAGCACACTCATCTTCACAAACTTCAAACTTTCATGTCGAAATCAAACTCTCCACTCAAAACCTtgtaatattacatttaaacaaaaaaaccttgaCTTGAGACATCACACAAAAGCCATCAAGTAGACATACACTACAAAACAGCCATTACAGTgggatcaatttaaaaaaaacccgtTTACTGCAATGAATAACGGCGCTTAAGGTTTTCCCCCAGAACCTCCTCTTTGCATGATGAACACAatataaagacacaaaacatgtataaattttgaaacattttaattccTCGAACTGCTGTAGTAAGATAAACTGAAATTGagtgaaaaagtaaatgtactgGAAAAATATGCAACTTATAATGAACAAAGaatacagtaaaatgatttcCATGTATCTACCAATGTAAcccaatgaaaaaaacagtcagtacataaagaaagaaatcacatttattttgcctCAGAATCCCATCATTGGTCTGGGTCGGGCCAGAGATTCTCATCAACTTCACAGGCAATATGAGAACTAGCCTGGCAGTAAGGGGGGGGGACTCTTGTATGCCTTATCCACCCCTGATAAGCCTCAACCATAATATCTAAACAAGCCCTAGACCTTCCATTGCCATGCCGAAAAAAAACTTCTCTATGGGCTATAGAAAGGGAGAATATGCAGGTACAAAGATGTTGCTGAATCTAAGGTTAATCGTGAACCAGTCATGAACAAGAGCAGCCCAGTAGAAACTGACAAGGTAGCATGGCTGCTGTGGTTGAGCTGGCCCCCTCTGGTCGAGCCAGTATACATGATCTCGCAGACCATCAAGGAAAGCCAGCAGATGCATGGTGTTGTATGGACCAAGAGTGGCGTGGCGATGGAGGATCCCTCAGTGGCTGATGGCAGCACACATGGTCACATTTCCTCGTCGTTGGCCAGGGACATTCACAATGGCCTGGGGGCCAATgttcctccccttctccttcttttGGTGAGATTAAATCCTGCTTCATCAACAAAGATGAAGATCAATATCAAAGATTCTCTACAATAAAGATGAACACAGTATAGCAAATGACTACTCTGAAACACATAGTCGTCTTCTGCGTCCATTAGGTGGTCATCTCTCAGTTCTGAAAAAATAGAGGTACTGATGGGATTACATTAAGCCATCCTTTTTACAAAATAGGAGCACACAGAAACTCCAAATAAACTGTATGTGATACAGTATAGTAATACAATGCATCTCAGAGAGCATACAGCACTATAGAGCAACCGTTTCAGTACCTGATTGTGCTGTAACAGTGTGGAGTACAGCACTCTAAAGTTACAGTAGAGAGCAGTATGTAAGTTACCTACCTATTGTCCTCTCTGACGGTCCAGATTAGAAGGCTACTGTGAGGCGGCTCAGATTCTGCTGCACTTTTTGCGGAGCTTCCCTCATTAACATCTCATGGACAAGGACATGGTCAACTATAGTTGCACGAATCTCATCACTAACTAGTCGTCTCCTTGCCCAtgcccttcctctcctctcctcttccacaTGCTCTCCTATGTCCTCTTCCTCTAACTTCAGGTCTCTGTGGATCCATTGTTCCAAAACAAGTGAGCTGGCCCATGGGCCTTATATCTATCTATCCTGAGGTTCTGATTGGTGTGTGAACAATTTTGACTCTTAGTGTTTCCACCAGggaaattgtgttttaattagGATCCAGTTGTGATGACATGAGTTGATGATATTGAATGTCAGTGCTTCTTAAATGAGCACATGGTGCGGCCAGTGATATATGAAGGGTGTTTAGAGTTTTCACAAAAACTTAAACAAATCTGAATAGTTTCTGAAAACAAGGGAACAGTGTTTATACTTGTGGGGAATGGGTCCGTCTTTTGGTAGGCCCAGTTATAGTTTGTAAGCAATTGAGAAAAACTAATATGCAGGGTCTGAATACTAacgtcaatgtgatatttcagtttttccttttttaaaaatttgcaaaactttctaaaattctattttcactttgtcattacggggtattgagtgtagattgatgagggaaaaaaatcaatttaaactATTGCAGCATAAagttgcaacataacaaaatgtgaaaaaagtggtctgagtactttctgaatgcactgtagatGTTGTGTGTACACAGCCTAGACACTCATTTCCCTGAGGGAATAAACAAAGAGAAGGTAGAGAggtgcagtgttttgttttttttagaaagctTACAGTGATCTCATCGGCAGGACCACATGGATTCTACTGTAAGCACTAGGTTGAATGGATTCATTGAGACTCCCAGCTGGAGAACGGTTACAGGTACAAGGCCTGAAGTAATCAAAGAATAAGCCACTAACTGAAAGTTAAGGTGTAAAGAtgagttttaagtttggatTAAAATGCCTCAACAGAGTCAGAAAGTCTGATGCAAGATAGGAAACGGTCCTGCAGTCTGCTGATCTATTGTTAAGTCTGGAGACAGACAAGAGACTTGCATTCTGAGAACGAACAGCAGATCAGACGGGTATTAAAGGGGCATGCACATTTAGAATTTTGTATATCATTAGAAGTACCTTAAAGTCTAATCTGACATGGACAGGGAGCCAATGAAGGGAAGCTAAAATTAGTGTATTGTTGTCAAATTTTCTGGATTTAGTTAAAATTCtagctgcagcattctgaaccATTGGAAGACCTTTGGTGCGAGCGTGTGGCAGGCCTGAAAACAAAGCCTTACAATAATTCAGTCTGGATGACACAAAGGTGCGAATTATCATCTCAGCATCTGCCATGCAcagaaaagacaacattttttctATGGTACGTCGGTGAACAAAGGCGTCTTGGTAATGTCTTTAATGTGCTGATCAAAAGAGAGGGTAGGATTAAACGTCCCACCAAGGTTCTGGCTGTTacactgagaaagaaaacaactgtCAAGAGTAACTGTTTCTTGTTCAAACTGGTGTCTCTGTCAGGCCGGGCCAATGACCAGCatctcagttttatctgaatttaggaGCAGGAAATGCTTTGACATCCAGCTTTCCCAGTAGACGAGCAGACCTCTAATTTAATGATTCGAATAGGGCGTAACAGTGGAAATTAATTCCATGACTGTGATGATTTGGTCAAGAAGTGAAattacagagaaaagcagcaggacaAGAGCAGAGCCTTGGGGTACTCCATATTTTACATCAGACCACACTGATGTAGTATTATTGTAGGAAACACATTGTGTTATTTTAGATAAGTAAGACTTTAAGCCCTTGAGATTCAGGCCAGAGACACCAAACTGGTTTTCCAGTCAGTCTAGGAGTATACAGTGATCTATGGTATCAAAAGCTTTACTGGGATTGAGtaagagaagcacagaggtgCAATCTGAATCCATAGAAAGCAGAGGCTCATTTACCACTTTAGTAAGTGTTGTTTCAGAGGAGTGGCAGGCCCTAACAGCAGACTGAAAAGTTTCAAAAAGGTTACTGTTAGATATGTGggctgaaagctgctgagacaCAACTCTTTCTAGTACTCCAATAGATCCcgctaaatcctacacactcaccattaaactgtttttcatttcgCAAATGATAAAATTGGTTTATAGTTCCAGTTGTATGAAGTCAAGCTTctggaaaaaaatcttaattatgCATAAAGACAATTCAAACTCTGGAAATCGGGTCAGCTGTCCAGTTGGCTGTAAGTTTGATGATACCTGCCTCCAGAAACTGTACCTCGGTTGTTTTTGATTGGGTATGAAGAAGTTCCAAGTGCAACAAGCAACGACGTTGTCTTATGTGTTCAAATTTGGTCAGATTTCCATGGCCTTGATGAGACAGAGGCGTAGCTATGCaagattaaattattttctgcattaCATTCCTGACAAAACATCCTTTTCTTATCAGAAACAAACAGTAAGGATGCAAAGAACTGCCAGTGCCTCTTTATTGACCACTTGCTAAACCCCACCTCCAATCAAAGCTTAGCAAATAGGCATGGGTTAGGGTCAAGCCTGGTtttctccacatgttgaagcAATGTAgtcttttttcttaaactttccaaaacttaaaaataaaagagcagtCTTCAAACATCTTCTCTCGTAACAGTAAAGGTGACAACAAAGTGCATGGTGTGTAAGCAAATCAGCCAGATGGGGTTATAGTAGAATGAAATAACAGTCTGTTCTTAGATGTTTCCTTATCATACTTATAAAATACTAAAGGACTAACTAGCACTACCCTGCAATACTACgacaattacttttttttttaatttatgtgtcTTCTACATGGATCCTCCCATGTGACTTTAACCTGGGACCtgttagctttagcctcagtctaTTAGCATGCAATCATGTATGAAGTCATCACATGaatattttggacttttttttacaaaactatCCATTCAAAATGAGTAAGCTGgagacattaaaaccagctggaaacattaaagtCAGCTAGACATCGTTTTCAACTttagctgataaaatctgcGAGCAATTGTTGTCATTTCACCCAGAAAAACCTACGGTCGCCAATCAGAAGCTGCTTTTGGCTGCCTATGTCTTGATAgtaaatctgccactgttatCACTGGAAAAGGCATATGGACCATGTCCTAGGTATTCACATCCTGTAGACAGTATGGGCCACCCACATAATCTCCACAGCAACCTGAATGTGTCTCCTGGCCGCAGTGAGCACCTACGTCACCCTGATGCTCCTCACCCAGGAGCCTCTGACTGCTGTCCCCAACAGGTGCAAGGTTCTTCACAGTTAAACGGTCAGCCTGCTCTAGAGAATTAGCCACATCTGCTTCACCACCATCTTCCTGCTTGTCCTCATCTTCCTGGTCTCACAGCAGAGGCAGTCGGCCTCCTCTGACTCCAAGAAGGTTGTGAAGTCAGTTAGCAACATGTTGGTGCTGATGATCGTGTTCTGCGTTTGCATCATCCACTACCGCCAGGTTGCCTGCCCTAAACTTTCCTGTGGAGGAGGTGATCTTCTACTACCTGAAGGCACTGACCGTCATAGTGTTGGTTTTAGATGTCCGCCTGGACCCACTTGTCTACTTCATAGTCTGTAAGATGTTCAGGGCCCAGCTAAGCTGGTTTGCTAATAACTGCAAAtgatataatgaaaaatgtaaataaaaaaaatccattaataaCAGATTAGGAAATGACATTAACTGCCCATTATataagaaacaaatgaaataaggCTAACGTTATAACCTGCTTACACTTTTGCATGTAAAAGTTGCAAAA is a window encoding:
- the ppp1r14ab gene encoding protein phosphatase 1, regulatory (inhibitor) subunit 14Ab; this translates as MAANRVGRRVNKVCGNQSPSRSGGGRDPGQSLQRRQARVTVKYNRKELQRRLDVEKWIDCGLDELYGGREEEMPEEVNIDELLDLKTDEERTHRLQDILHSCNNSTEVFISELVLKLQGLQKQEDLHNDGIDLPQLHIYPARSGSANREVLH